AGGCGCCCCTCCTTTATTCAGGCCGCGGCACCTGAATCCGCCAACCGGTTATATGCATATTTCGTAAACCTGGCGCGCCGGAATGGGCTGACGGTTCAGACCGGTGAATTTGGCGCCATGATGGCTGTGTCGCTCGTCAATGATGGGCCGGTGACGCTGGTTGTTGACAGCAAATAAGTCCTAATCCGGCAAAGCCGGATGCTGGGATGCTGGGAGGCTGGGATGCTTGGCAGCTAACAACCTTCTCCAATGATACACGCTGTTGCGTATATATTCACCGAAGGTGAAAGATGGCTTTTATGCATCCCAGCCTCCCAGCATCCCAGCCGCCCAGCATCCGGCTTTGCCGGATTAGGTGCATGTTTTCGCCAAAGGCTTTTCAGGAAAAGATGCGATGATATTCTTTCGACCCCACATTCTATGTTTTCTCTTTGCTGCCATCATCCTGGTTCCCGGCACGGCCAGAGGGAACGATGATTCGGCTTCATTCAACAATTTATTGGGCAAGGATGACGCCTGCCTTCTGGCGGCACCAGACGGCCACCTCCTGGTGGCGGTTCGTATCGACCAGCCCTTGGTGCCCGCCTCCACCCTGAAAATTCTTACAGCGCTTACGGCATATTATTATCTCGGCCAGGACCACCGGTTCACCACCGAGTTTTATCTGGATAATACAGGCAATTTAAAAATAAAGGGATTCGGTGATCCGCTGCTGATCTCGGAAGTCATCGTGGAAATGGCAAGCGCTGTTCAGCGGCGACTGGCCTCCCGCTCGATCAGGATAAATGATGTGGTGCTAGACACGTCTTTTTTCGCTGATTCACTCACCATTCCCGGTGTAACCGATACGTTGAACCCTTATGACGCGCCCAACGGCGCCCTTTGCGCCAACTTCAACACCGTATCGTTCAAGCGGCTAAAAAACGGAACCACCATCAGCGACGAACCCCAGACGCCCCTGTTGCCGTCCGTGTTGCCGCGCATTCGAGCTTCCAAGCTCAAAGAGGGACGAATCATGTTGTCTAATCAAAAAGATGAGGCGGCACTTTATTTTGGTGAGCTGTTCCAGTATTTTCTGAAGCAAAAAGGGGGAATCGTCACGGGGCGGGTTCGGCTCGGGAAAATTGATCCACTAAACGACACGCCGCTTCTCTCTTATGTTTCTTCTTTTTCCCTGGATGAAACCGTCGCCAAGTTGATGGCGTATTCCAACAATTTTATTGCCAATCAATTGCTGATCGCCGCCGGCGCCAAAGCGTTCGGCGCACCCGGCACACTGGCCAAGGGCGTGGCCGCCGCCCAAGCATTTGCCAAAACAAAACTGGGGATTCAACAGTTGCAACTCGCGGAGGGGTCGGGAATTTCAAGGGACAATCGCATCTCTGCGCGCACAATGAGCCGGCTGCTCAAGGCGTTTTTGCCTCACCATCATCTGCTGTGGGAAACGGACCATGCCTATTATAAAACCGGCACACTGATCGGTGTCTCGACCCGCGCCGGATACATAAAAGGGGCCGAAGGCGCCCTGTATCCCTTTGTGGTAATAATCAATACGCCGGGTAAATCGGCGGATCGGGTGATGGACAGGTTGCGCAAACGCGCGGTTAAATAAGCCTGCTTAGCGCTGCGGCTTAAAAGGTGACACCATTGCCCGGATCGTCATTGCGGTTTGCTATAATTGTTTATTCAGTGCTAACGCACCCACCAAAAGGGGATCACGGTGATAGTCCAGTGTGGTTGGGAAATTAATGAAGGGACAATCAGGCAGAGCCAGAAAACGGCCAAGACTCTTTGGCGGCCGAGCCAGAAAGAACCGGCGCAAACGGTATGTGAGAGCATTTGGGCTGGCATACCGCTTCGGGCAGGAACAAGGTGGGCTCCTGCCGATATCCTTTGATTCCGTCATACTTGAGCCCGCGCACAACTCTTGATCATAACGCTGCTGAGCACTTACAAACATTGGTATCCATTTTTCAACTTACCTCTGCGTTAGTAAATGCCACTTTATGGGTATGAAGATTCCCTGTTGATATTGATTCCCAACAGTATCGTTTATTTTGGCAATCTTTTAAAAAATAGTCATGATAAAAAACTGGTGTTCCGTCGGGTAGACCAAGTAATTCGGCAATTTCGTTCGTACACACGTAAGGACGAAGTGATTCAGTGTATTCCAGCGGAATACTATCCAACCATTTGGTTACACCTAGTATCATGTCAAAGGGTTTACTGTTGCTATCTATCTTCAACGTACGAAATATATCTTCGCTTAAATAATGGCTTGAGGCCACTTTATATGATGGATTATGTTTAAATGTCATTGTGTGAAAAATTTTAAATACTTTAGAATTAGGGTGTTGGGGTTCTATATCGTAAAATTTTGCTACACGACGAGGCGGAATAACCCACCCTGATGAGATAATGGCAAATTCAAGCGATTCAAGGACGGCAGCGGTAATTTTCTTTTCGATTATAATTTTTCCAATTACGACGGAGTCCAAGTTGGCATCTTTGGGAATAATGATTCCCATCCCTTGCTTTTTTGCCAAAAGGCCTTCGTCTTCCAGAATATTGAGTGCTCGACTTATTGTTGAGGTTGAAACCGCATATTTTTTCGCAAGATCCACGATAACACCGAATTTTTCACCTCTTTCGTACTCCCCGGTAAGAATACTATGTTTTAATTTAAGGTAAATTCTAAAATATGTCGGCACATTTTCTTTTGAATGCATCTAAAATTCTCCAATTAAAAGCCGGTAATGTCCGGTTAGGGGGGGAGCATTACTGGTTTGTAAATAAAAACAGACGGCTAAAAAATAAACTTCAGATTCTGCCAAAACATCGGACGGGTCATCTCCCGATTGGTCTCGCGACAAGAACTCATCTTAAAAACAACGAAACCCAGTACCCCATAGATCATCAGCAGCGGAGCTTGTGCTTTACCTTTTTGGCGTTTCTCGGATACTCGATCCTGCTCAACCGTTTGAGCAGTCCGGGCAACTTGCCGCGAAAAATCCTAACCTGCCCGCAAACCGCCTCATTGCGGCCCCGGCTCTCGCCTTCTACACTCTCGTATGTACACTTTAGTAGTTAAGTAAAAACTAATACAAAATCAAACAATCTTTAAATACTGCCCTTTCTCATACGCCATTGGCGATAAATACCCCGGCATAGAATGGAGCCGGATACTATTTTAGAATGTAATATAGTTCAAGATCAGCTACCCTTGCAACTCATGATAGGATGCATCCCATAAGAATTAAGCTTTTTTTGATAATCGTGGCATGCGTATTGACTGCCGCGATCCGAAAGCTGCAAAAGCCCTTTCGGTGGCTTTCTTAGCCAGGAAGCCATTGCCAGGGCATCTCTATTTCGAGCTGTATTTTCATCCGATCATCCATTGCCCAACCGTCGATCTGACGAGAAATCAGATCTATAACAACGGCCAGGTACAGCCAGCCTTCGGCCCGCAAATGCTTTACCATTTGGTGGGAACCGCAACTTGCTCTGTACTCGTTAAATATTTCTTTAATTTGCCTTGCTAATCAAACATCGCCCAGCCGGTGATCATCCCCTGATGCATACCGGACCAGGTAATCGTAAAATTCGCTCCGGCTCACTCGCATAACCGCACATGACAGGGCCACAGGATTGTCCTCATTTGCTGCCGGATGAAATCAAACCTTAATTCGACTCGTTGGGAAAGAAGGCCGCCGCCTTTTTAAGCTCTCGCGCTCCATCAAAAGGCGTTTGTTTTCTTTTTTGAGCCGTTCAACCTCATCTTCCAACTTCTCTCATTCTTTGGCCTTGTTGTAATTACGCTTAACTCAGTGTTCGCTGGCATTAGACCATATCATACTGGCACGGTATGTTAGTGCAATAATAGCACGGCGAAATCCTGCGATTGAAATTCACTAGGCCGTTGCGCCTGCCATAAACCCTTCCGTCAGCGCCTGGGTCATTTTCCGGGGTTCCGTACAATCGCCCACATAATAGACTTGCGGTACTTTTCCCCTCAAAAGGTGGGTCAGCGACCGGTTGCCCCGCATTCCAACGGCCAGCACAACGGTATCCGCCGGGAAAAGTTCGCTCTTGCCTTGACGGATGCCTTCAACACCTTTGTCGCTGATGCCGACGACCTTCGCGCTTAATTGGATGCCCACGCAGGCTTGCGCCAATCTTGATATCAGATGCCATCGGTTGATCTTACAAACGTCTTTGGCCGCGGAATCAAGCATTTCGATAATGACCGGCAGCTTTCCCTGCATGCTCAGGAATTCGGCCGTCTCGCATCCGACCGCGCCTCCACCGATGATAACGACATTCTGGCCGGTTTCCACCTTTCCCGCCAGAACATCCAGCGCCGTCACCACCTGCTTCAGGTCAACGCCGGGTATCGGCGGAATGATCGGATCCGAACCGATCGCGACAATCACCACATCCGGGCGTTCCCGCTCGGCGGTTTCCACCGTAAATTCGGTGTTCAGCATCACGTTAACAGAGGATCGCTCGACTTCCCGAATCAAATACGCATCTAATAACCCGATTCTTTTTTTATGCGGCGGAATAAAGGCCAGGTTCAACTGCCCGCCCAATTGCCCCGTTTTTTCAAAGAGGGTAACATGATGCCCTCTGGCAGCCGCAATTTTGGCCGCTTCCAAGCCTGCCGGGCCGCCGCCGACCACAAACACTTTTTTGGGTTTTTGCGCAGGCGTAAACGGATAGTCCGCTTCCCGGCCCGCTGCGGGATTCACCGAACAATGCACGCACACATTGTCCGCAATGGATTCCAGACAGTGCCCGCAGGTGATACAAGGCCGAATCTCATCCGTTCTGCCCGCTTTGGCCAAATTGGGAAAATCGGGCTCGGCGATCATGGCGCGGCACATATAAATATAATCGGCTTTTCCTTCTTCCAATATGCTCTCGGCGATTTCCGGCTCTTGAATCTGTGTCCC
The genomic region above belongs to Desulfobacterales bacterium and contains:
- a CDS encoding FAD-dependent oxidoreductase, with the protein product MKFKKLFSPITIGNMELKNRIVMAPMATNFLSYGEINQRFISFYRERAKGGPGLIVISMTPNRLDNNPPFPGVYDDRFISGISKLAAACKEFDVKVVAQLVVTYSWAFPGRPVEFVSPSGTTITKRVDPPFRLGGPLPGCSPHRRPLKEDEIREIIEDIGDAAGRLREAGFDGVQYLAAAGYLVSQFISPITNQRTDSYGGNVENRMRFLTDILADCKQKAGEDWSYLTRISPQKTKSGITVDDLKEIALILQQAGVHAIDALPGWHEDPIPMIAPATPQGQWASIAQALKETVQIPIGAGTQIQEPEIAESILEEGKADYIYMCRAMIAEPDFPNLAKAGRTDEIRPCITCGHCLESIADNVCVHCSVNPAAGREADYPFTPAQKPKKVFVVGGGPAGLEAAKIAAARGHHVTLFEKTGQLGGQLNLAFIPPHKKRIGLLDAYLIREVERSSVNVMLNTEFTVETAERERPDVVIVAIGSDPIIPPIPGVDLKQVVTALDVLAGKVETGQNVVIIGGGAVGCETAEFLSMQGKLPVIIEMLDSAAKDVCKINRWHLISRLAQACVGIQLSAKVVGISDKGVEGIRQGKSELFPADTVVLAVGMRGNRSLTHLLRGKVPQVYYVGDCTEPRKMTQALTEGFMAGATA
- a CDS encoding D-alanyl-D-alanine carboxypeptidase; this encodes MIFFRPHILCFLFAAIILVPGTARGNDDSASFNNLLGKDDACLLAAPDGHLLVAVRIDQPLVPASTLKILTALTAYYYLGQDHRFTTEFYLDNTGNLKIKGFGDPLLISEVIVEMASAVQRRLASRSIRINDVVLDTSFFADSLTIPGVTDTLNPYDAPNGALCANFNTVSFKRLKNGTTISDEPQTPLLPSVLPRIRASKLKEGRIMLSNQKDEAALYFGELFQYFLKQKGGIVTGRVRLGKIDPLNDTPLLSYVSSFSLDETVAKLMAYSNNFIANQLLIAAGAKAFGAPGTLAKGVAAAQAFAKTKLGIQQLQLAEGSGISRDNRISARTMSRLLKAFLPHHHLLWETDHAYYKTGTLIGVSTRAGYIKGAEGALYPFVVIINTPGKSADRVMDRLRKRAVK
- a CDS encoding GntR family transcriptional regulator, translated to MHSKENVPTYFRIYLKLKHSILTGEYERGEKFGVIVDLAKKYAVSTSTISRALNILEDEGLLAKKQGMGIIIPKDANLDSVVIGKIIIEKKITAAVLESLEFAIISSGWVIPPRRVAKFYDIEPQHPNSKVFKIFHTMTFKHNPSYKVASSHYLSEDIFRTLKIDSNSKPFDMILGVTKWLDSIPLEYTESLRPYVCTNEIAELLGLPDGTPVFYHDYFLKDCQNKRYCWESISTGNLHTHKVAFTNAEVS